One stretch of Helicobacter jaachi DNA includes these proteins:
- the murD gene encoding UDP-N-acetylmuramoyl-L-alanine--D-glutamate ligase: MHISIFGYGVTTKPLVKFLNAQGQKLYIYDDKFEKIAYDEQGNALLPPSEFNAHNSDMEILSPGIPPFHALVQKARHLVSEYDYFMNLLHEQSKDLPFHIWISGTNGKTTTTQMTTLLLEPFGAKSGGNIGTPLSTLYEQKPKIWVLETSSFSLHYTHYAYPRIYALLPVREDHISWHGSFKNYIDDKLSVLLRMDSRTFAIIPRELKEHTFVRKYKGELITYETSLDLAKACGFDMETIIFKEPFLLDACIALSIAKLGFRADNVQRLNTFHIGAHRIAEFYDKYNRLWVDDSKGTNVDATIQAILRYANRHICIILGGDDKGANLTPLFECMRDKDIEIFSIGANEERLLEFARRYHIHILPCGTLQNAMRIIHKKRAKDAQDVVLLSPAAASLDQFSSYKQRGELFTKLALQDES, translated from the coding sequence ATGCACATAAGTATTTTTGGCTATGGAGTTACGACAAAGCCTTTGGTGAAATTTCTTAACGCACAGGGTCAAAAGCTCTATATTTATGATGATAAGTTTGAAAAAATTGCTTATGATGAGCAGGGTAATGCTTTGCTCCCACCTAGTGAGTTTAATGCGCATAATAGTGATATGGAGATTCTAAGTCCGGGCATTCCACCTTTTCACGCACTTGTGCAGAAAGCTAGGCATTTAGTGAGCGAATATGATTATTTTATGAATCTCTTGCATGAGCAGAGCAAAGATTTGCCATTTCACATTTGGATTAGCGGCACTAATGGTAAAACCACCACCACGCAAATGACTACTTTACTGCTAGAGCCTTTTGGGGCAAAAAGTGGCGGCAATATCGGCACACCGCTCTCTACGCTCTATGAGCAAAAGCCTAAGATTTGGGTGCTAGAGACAAGCTCATTTAGTCTGCATTATACGCATTATGCCTATCCTAGAATCTACGCACTTTTGCCCGTGAGGGAGGACCACATTAGCTGGCATGGGAGCTTTAAAAATTATATTGATGATAAATTAAGCGTGCTATTGCGTATGGATAGCCGCACTTTTGCCATTATCCCTAGAGAGCTTAAAGAGCATACTTTTGTGAGAAAATATAAAGGCGAGCTTATCACTTACGAAACAAGCCTTGATTTGGCTAAAGCATGCGGCTTTGATATGGAGACAATTATTTTTAAAGAGCCATTTTTGCTTGATGCGTGCATTGCACTAAGTATTGCTAAGCTTGGCTTTCGTGCAGACAATGTGCAGCGGCTTAATACCTTTCATATCGGCGCGCATAGGATTGCGGAATTTTATGATAAATATAATCGCTTATGGGTTGATGATAGCAAAGGCACGAATGTTGATGCCACCATTCAGGCTATTTTGCGCTATGCTAATAGGCATATTTGCATTATTTTAGGCGGCGATGATAAGGGAGCAAATCTCACCCCACTTTTTGAATGTATGCGCGATAAAGATATTGAGATTTTTAGCATTGGCGCAAATGAGGAGCGATTACTTGAGTTTGCAAGGCGCTATCATATACATATTTTGCCTTGCGGCACTTTGCAAAATGCTATGCGTATAATCCACAAAAAGCGCGCTAAAGATGCACAAGATGTCGTGCTTTTATCGCCTGCTGCAGCAAGCCTAGACCAATTTAGCTCCTATAAACAAAGGGGCGAGCTTTTCACTAAGCTTGCCTTGCAAGATGAAAGCTAG
- the flgG gene encoding flagellar basal-body rod protein FlgG: MMRSLYTATTGMLGQQLQIDNTSNNIANVNTTGYKKQRAEFADLFYQVLQYAGTSTSETTISPTGIEVGLGVRPVAVQKMFSQGHPKETENNLDVAITGNGFFQIELPDGNIAYTRAGSFKLDNNGNVVNAEGYRLIPELTIPEGATQINIGTDGTVSVIEGNQTEVNVLGQIEIVNFINPAGLHSLGDNLFINTNASGDPVAGVPGIDGFGQLRQGFLELSNVKLVEEMTDLITGQRAYEANSKSIQTADSMLQTVNGLKR; this comes from the coding sequence ATGATGAGGTCTCTTTACACCGCTACCACAGGTATGCTAGGACAGCAATTACAAATTGATAATACTTCAAATAACATCGCCAATGTCAATACCACAGGCTACAAAAAGCAGCGCGCGGAGTTTGCGGATTTATTCTATCAAGTATTGCAGTATGCAGGCACAAGCACGAGTGAAACGACTATATCGCCTACAGGCATTGAAGTAGGGCTTGGCGTGCGCCCTGTAGCGGTGCAAAAGATGTTTTCTCAAGGACACCCCAAAGAAACAGAAAATAATCTTGATGTTGCCATTACGGGCAATGGCTTTTTTCAAATTGAGCTTCCTGATGGAAATATCGCCTATACGCGCGCAGGGAGCTTTAAACTTGACAATAATGGCAATGTGGTGAATGCAGAGGGATATAGGCTTATCCCAGAGCTTACCATACCAGAGGGCGCGACACAAATTAATATCGGCACAGATGGCACAGTGAGTGTGATTGAGGGTAATCAAACTGAAGTGAATGTGCTAGGACAAATTGAGATTGTTAATTTTATTAATCCTGCAGGCTTGCACTCTTTGGGCGATAATTTATTTATTAACACTAACGCTTCGGGCGACCCGGTGGCGGGTGTGCCGGGCATTGATGGATTTGGGCAGCTACGACAGGGCTTTTTGGAGTTAAGTAATGTGAAATTAGTAGAAGAAATGACAGACCTAATCACTGGGCAGCGCGCCTATGAGGCAAACTCAAAGAGTATCCAAACTGCAGATTCTATGCTTCAAACCGTAAATGGCTTAAAGCGATAA
- a CDS encoding DUF2443 domain-containing protein, which yields MFEKIDEIFKNIEDIRDDINILLNIAKISLIDYIMIKRGSQDMPEHLSFSVLAQIDGEVEKLKAQIDALNKLKRELLVF from the coding sequence ATGTTTGAGAAAATAGATGAGATTTTTAAAAATATCGAGGACATACGCGATGATATTAATATCTTGCTTAATATTGCTAAAATCTCGCTTATTGATTATATTATGATTAAGCGTGGCTCGCAGGATATGCCCGAACATTTAAGCTTTAGCGTGCTAGCCCAAATTGATGGCGAGGTTGAGAAGCTCAAAGCCCAAATTGATGCGCTCAATAAATTAAAGCGCGAATTGCTTGTGTTTTAA
- the gpmI gene encoding 2,3-bisphosphoglycerate-independent phosphoglycerate mutase codes for MKTILVITDGIGYSEKTAHNAFYQAKKPTYDYLFKHVPYGMIDTFGLSVGLPSGQMGNSEVGHMCIGSGRVLYQDLVRISRAIEQDEIKSNPAFLQVANNASVVHLCGLLSDGGVHAHIAHLKALAQILYAQNKRVYLHLITDGRDVLPQSALTYLADIESICNDKVSIASIAGRFYAMDRDKRWDRVQKAYESIAFGANPARKSPKDYIQSQYDAQIYDEFIVPASFNDFQGMHDNEGFIFVNFRSDRAREIVEALGNPQFKGFERQRFIPLHIATMTEYDALFPYPVLFPKQKVEHTLAQVISQHGLKQLHTAETEKYAHVTFFLNGGREEAYEGEERVLIPSPNVKTYDLQPQMCAKEVGDVVIKGIEQGYDFIVVNFANGDMVGHTGNFKAAVEAVEAVDRELGRILEAAKAHHYALFITSDHGNCEEMKDEQGNTLTNHTVGQVWCFGLVDGVDKINDGGLNNIAPSVLKAMGLDIPKEMDKPLF; via the coding sequence ATGAAAACTATTCTTGTGATTACTGATGGCATTGGATATAGCGAGAAAACAGCGCATAATGCCTTTTATCAAGCCAAAAAGCCTACTTATGATTACTTATTCAAACATGTGCCTTATGGTATGATTGATACTTTTGGTTTAAGTGTGGGGCTGCCTAGCGGGCAAATGGGCAATTCAGAAGTGGGACATATGTGCATAGGCTCTGGGCGCGTGCTGTATCAAGATTTAGTGAGGATTTCGCGCGCCATTGAACAAGATGAGATTAAGAGCAATCCTGCCTTTTTGCAAGTGGCAAATAACGCCTCTGTAGTGCATTTATGCGGATTACTAAGTGATGGTGGGGTGCATGCGCATATTGCACACCTTAAGGCATTAGCGCAGATTCTATACGCGCAAAATAAAAGGGTATATTTACACCTCATCACCGATGGGCGCGATGTGCTGCCACAAAGTGCATTGACATATTTAGCAGATATAGAATCTATATGCAATGATAAAGTAAGCATTGCAAGCATTGCAGGGAGATTTTATGCCATGGATAGAGATAAGCGATGGGATAGGGTGCAAAAAGCTTATGAAAGCATAGCCTTTGGCGCAAATCCCGCACGCAAAAGCCCTAAAGACTACATACAATCCCAATATGATGCGCAAATTTATGATGAATTTATCGTGCCTGCGAGTTTTAATGACTTTCAAGGCATGCATGATAATGAGGGTTTTATATTTGTGAATTTCCGCTCCGATAGGGCTAGAGAGATTGTAGAAGCGCTGGGAAATCCCCAATTTAAAGGCTTTGAAAGGCAGCGATTTATCCCTTTACATATAGCTACGATGACAGAATATGACGCGCTTTTCCCCTATCCTGTGCTTTTCCCAAAGCAAAAAGTAGAGCATACGCTAGCGCAAGTGATTTCACAACATGGCTTAAAACAGCTGCACACGGCTGAAACAGAAAAATACGCGCATGTGACATTTTTTCTAAATGGTGGGCGCGAGGAGGCTTATGAGGGCGAAGAACGCGTGCTTATCCCCTCTCCTAATGTCAAAACTTATGATTTACAACCCCAAATGTGCGCTAAAGAAGTGGGCGATGTGGTGATAAAAGGCATAGAGCAGGGCTATGATTTTATTGTAGTAAATTTTGCTAATGGCGATATGGTGGGGCATACAGGGAACTTTAAGGCAGCTGTGGAGGCTGTTGAGGCTGTGGATAGAGAGCTTGGGCGTATTTTAGAAGCGGCAAAGGCTCATCATTACGCGCTTTTTATCACAAGCGACCATGGCAATTGCGAAGAGATGAAAGATGAGCAGGGCAATACGCTCACAAATCACACTGTTGGGCAAGTATGGTGCTTTGGGCTTGTTGATGGCGTGGATAAAATAAATGATGGCGGCTTAAACAACATCGCTCCAAGCGTGCTTAAAGCCATGGGGTTAGATATTCCAAAAGAAATGGATAAGCCTTTGTTTTAG
- a CDS encoding KpsF/GutQ family sugar-phosphate isomerase: protein MKLCYTQIAKEVLEIESKSLLDSIKNLDEQELARIVECIIESKGKLIVCGVGKSGLVGQKISATLSSTGTPSVFMHPTEAMHGDLGLVQANDVILAISYSGKSEELLNILPHIKRMGNPIITMSRDRHSPLSAMGDYFLDISIHKEACPLNIAPTSSTTLTLALGDVLAVCLMKRRDFKANDFAAFHPGGALGKQLFVKLTDLMQTQNLPIIEPTMPLSQAIIVMSQKRLGNAIIAQNNELWGILSDGDLRRAMMMSDFNLSAPVSLYATQNPKTCQNPNMLAYDALKFMEENKIQLLIITNKQNHIQGVIHLHTLIAAGLK, encoded by the coding sequence ATGAAGCTTTGTTACACACAAATTGCCAAAGAAGTGCTTGAGATAGAATCTAAAAGCCTGCTAGATTCTATAAAAAACCTTGATGAGCAGGAATTGGCGCGGATTGTTGAGTGCATTATAGAATCTAAGGGCAAGCTTATTGTGTGCGGTGTGGGTAAAAGCGGGCTTGTTGGGCAGAAAATCTCTGCCACGCTCTCAAGCACAGGCACGCCTAGTGTATTTATGCACCCTACAGAGGCAATGCATGGGGATTTAGGCTTAGTACAGGCAAATGATGTGATTTTAGCCATTAGTTATAGCGGCAAGAGCGAAGAGCTGCTTAATATCCTACCTCACATTAAGCGTATGGGTAATCCTATCATCACAATGAGCAGAGATAGACATTCTCCACTTTCAGCAATGGGGGATTATTTTTTAGATATTAGCATTCATAAGGAGGCTTGTCCGCTTAATATCGCGCCTACAAGCTCTACTACGCTCACACTCGCGCTAGGCGATGTGTTAGCGGTGTGCTTAATGAAAAGGCGTGATTTTAAGGCAAATGATTTTGCTGCGTTTCACCCCGGTGGTGCGCTTGGCAAGCAACTCTTTGTTAAACTCACAGATTTAATGCAAACACAGAATCTGCCCATTATAGAGCCTACTATGCCGCTCTCTCAAGCTATTATTGTGATGAGCCAAAAGCGTTTGGGTAATGCTATTATCGCGCAAAATAATGAGTTATGGGGGATTTTGAGTGATGGGGATTTGCGCCGCGCGATGATGATGAGCGATTTTAATTTAAGCGCGCCTGTGAGCCTCTATGCCACACAGAATCCAAAGACTTGTCAAAACCCCAATATGCTTGCTTATGACGCGCTCAAATTTATGGAGGAAAACAAAATCCAGCTACTCATCATCACAAATAAGCAAAATCATATACAAGGTGTTATACACTTGCACACGCTCATAGCCGCAGGACTCAAATAG
- the mraY gene encoding phospho-N-acetylmuramoyl-pentapeptide-transferase has product MLYWFYQHFDVNIFSYITFRAGVAFFLAFISSVLCMPYFIKWAKLKKANQPISGYVAAHEGKKNTPTMGGIVFIASMLFASLMCANLFNPYVLLGLFCVVSFGLIGAKDDYMKIAAKSNAGMRARVKFFLLFVISFIIASILLYIGHNTNLYIPFMKHPLFDMGVVKIAGVPFIALLFWILVFLATSNAVNITDGLDGLATVPSICALFSLSIFVYVAGHAGFSGYLLWPKVVDSGELAILSVALIGALIGFLWYNCHPAQVFMGDSGSLAIGGFIAFMAIVSNNEILLLLIGIIFVIEALSVILQIGSYKYRQKRIFAMAPIHHHFEVRGWAENKIIVRFWIIAILANLIAILSLKIR; this is encoded by the coding sequence ATGCTTTACTGGTTTTATCAGCATTTTGATGTGAATATTTTTTCATATATCACTTTTCGTGCAGGGGTGGCGTTTTTTTTGGCTTTTATCTCTAGCGTGTTGTGTATGCCCTATTTTATTAAATGGGCAAAGCTCAAAAAAGCAAATCAGCCCATTTCAGGCTATGTAGCCGCGCATGAAGGGAAGAAAAACACTCCCACTATGGGCGGTATAGTATTCATTGCTAGTATGCTTTTTGCCTCTTTAATGTGCGCGAATTTATTCAATCCTTATGTATTGCTTGGGCTTTTTTGCGTTGTAAGTTTTGGGCTTATTGGGGCAAAAGATGATTATATGAAAATTGCTGCTAAAAGTAATGCAGGTATGCGCGCTAGAGTAAAATTTTTCTTGCTTTTTGTTATCTCTTTTATCATTGCTAGTATTCTTTTATACATCGGGCATAACACTAATCTCTATATCCCTTTTATGAAACACCCACTTTTTGATATGGGTGTGGTAAAAATAGCTGGAGTGCCATTTATTGCGCTTTTATTTTGGATTTTGGTATTTCTTGCCACAAGTAATGCAGTAAATATCACCGATGGGTTAGATGGGCTAGCCACTGTGCCTAGCATTTGCGCGCTTTTTTCACTCTCTATTTTTGTCTATGTAGCCGGGCATGCAGGATTTTCTGGCTATTTGCTTTGGCCTAAAGTCGTAGATAGCGGGGAGCTTGCTATTTTATCAGTAGCGCTCATTGGCGCGCTTATTGGCTTTTTGTGGTATAACTGCCACCCCGCGCAAGTGTTTATGGGCGATAGCGGGAGTTTGGCTATTGGAGGCTTTATCGCCTTTATGGCTATTGTGTCAAATAATGAAATTTTACTTTTACTCATTGGGATTATTTTTGTGATAGAAGCCCTCTCTGTGATTTTGCAAATAGGCAGCTACAAATACCGCCAAAAGCGCATTTTTGCTATGGCGCCTATACATCATCATTTTGAAGTGCGCGGCTGGGCAGAAAATAAAATCATTGTGAGATTCTGGATTATTGCGATTTTGGCAAATCTTATTGCGATTTTGAGCCTTAAAATCCGCTAG
- the folK gene encoding 2-amino-4-hydroxy-6-hydroxymethyldihydropteridine diphosphokinase, with the protein MKNAQILSSKHYPFRAFTQHLEAKTQGRNIFVLGLGSNMGYGVKSSIDILESAFMWLDSVSYIKILRTSPIWRNPAFGFRAQNDFYNAVMICQSHKNIRHIYALIFYIERRFARGRKRAFKNAPRTLDIDIIFFNTLRLKYPHLHIPHRFYHQRASVMLPLSFIESKPLRT; encoded by the coding sequence GTGAAAAATGCGCAGATTCTAAGCTCAAAGCATTATCCTTTTAGGGCGTTTACACAACATTTAGAGGCAAAAACGCAGGGGAGAAATATATTTGTGCTAGGGCTTGGCTCAAATATGGGCTATGGTGTGAAAAGTAGCATAGATATTTTAGAATCTGCATTTATGTGGCTAGATTCTGTATCTTACATTAAGATTTTGCGCACTTCACCCATTTGGCGTAATCCCGCCTTTGGCTTTAGGGCGCAAAATGATTTTTATAATGCGGTAATGATTTGCCAAAGTCATAAAAATATCCGCCACATATATGCGCTTATATTCTACATAGAGCGGCGATTTGCGCGTGGGCGCAAGAGGGCGTTTAAAAACGCGCCGCGCACGCTAGATATTGATATAATTTTTTTTAACACATTGCGCCTAAAGTATCCGCACCTGCATATCCCGCATAGATTCTATCATCAAAGGGCTTCTGTAATGCTGCCTTTGAGTTTTATAGAATCTAAGCCATTGCGGACATGA
- a CDS encoding protein disulfide-isomerase, which produces MKSLSFYALLCVLASFCFGASFEDTLQNTIKTNTKQNVKILKVQNLQSTPDVKLVLIAVGNMQVPIFASKDGKVVMGVSNVFFAHNSEDMGAVGSLIKQTQDDKPDNAVLDKLFKQLAKDYIILHSPNKNTKKITYIVSDPNCPSCQKELGKIEERLKDSDVYMLLVGFVGQDSPIKSSMLRDKLLDVKDDKQKLSTLREVYTPNSKVPADYMNIDIKDTMKINQKVMEAGIKSVPFIYESKK; this is translated from the coding sequence ATGAAATCTTTAAGCTTTTATGCATTGCTTTGTGTGTTGGCTAGCTTTTGCTTTGGCGCGAGCTTTGAGGATACACTGCAAAATACCATTAAAACTAACACCAAACAAAATGTAAAAATTCTAAAAGTGCAAAATTTGCAATCTACGCCTGATGTGAAGCTTGTGCTTATTGCTGTGGGTAATATGCAAGTGCCTATTTTTGCGAGCAAAGATGGCAAGGTGGTTATGGGCGTTTCAAATGTGTTTTTTGCTCATAATAGCGAGGATATGGGCGCGGTTGGCTCTCTTATTAAACAAACACAAGATGACAAGCCAGATAATGCCGTGCTTGATAAACTTTTTAAGCAACTTGCTAAAGATTATATTATCCTGCATTCGCCCAATAAAAATACCAAAAAAATCACCTATATCGTATCCGACCCCAATTGCCCTAGCTGCCAAAAGGAATTAGGCAAGATTGAAGAGCGGCTTAAGGATAGTGATGTGTATATGCTGCTTGTGGGATTTGTAGGGCAAGACTCACCTATAAAATCCAGTATGCTGCGTGATAAATTACTTGATGTCAAAGATGATAAGCAAAAGCTTTCCACCCTTAGAGAGGTCTATACGCCAAATTCTAAAGTGCCAGCTGACTATATGAATATTGATATCAAAGATACGATGAAAATTAATCAAAAAGTAATGGAGGCGGGCATTAAGAGCGTGCCATTTATATATGAAAGCAAGAAATAA
- a CDS encoding HAD family hydrolase, which translates to MDSINLFAGSIDMLKRLNEQFRLCIISASEEQIVKSILQKHNALTYFAHLYCGNTPKSETLKKYADKDSIMIGDGISDMQAAKIAQVYGIGVLWGWQDKDMLIESSVLVENHAQLLEAIFRFYAARFYKI; encoded by the coding sequence GTGGATTCTATAAATCTTTTTGCTGGCAGCATAGATATGCTAAAAAGGCTTAATGAGCAGTTTAGGCTATGCATTATTAGCGCAAGCGAAGAGCAAATTGTTAAAAGCATTTTGCAAAAACATAATGCGCTTACATACTTTGCGCACTTATACTGCGGCAATACGCCAAAAAGCGAGACTTTAAAAAAATATGCGGATAAAGATAGCATAATGATAGGCGATGGCATAAGCGATATGCAAGCAGCAAAAATCGCTCAAGTTTATGGCATTGGCGTGCTATGGGGCTGGCAGGATAAAGATATGCTTATAGAATCTAGCGTGCTTGTGGAAAATCACGCGCAATTATTAGAGGCTATTTTTAGATTCTATGCCGCGCGTTTTTACAAAATATAG
- a CDS encoding phosphodiesterase: MKLIHITDTHYGKPKEAIYSREPAANMRKIIAEVNALHADAKLCFITGDLAHYGDLEAYRYLKHDLDTLEIPYYLILGNHDRRGAFREIFTHAPYTIDPLANGFMQYAFEIDTESNKSVFLMLDTLNEGSDSGVYCEIRQAWLKEQLHKYHAHNVYICMHHAPFNTGIKSMDKIGLDPSHAKALYEILNEHKNIRHLFFGHYHSDITGKWGDISFSTLRGVSHQVLLDFECEEIRLDFKNAQYGVVFIDENPHTPLIVNHFLELQNPSLEIFS, translated from the coding sequence ATGAAACTCATTCACATCACAGACACACATTATGGTAAGCCAAAGGAAGCCATTTACTCGCGTGAGCCAGCGGCAAATATGCGCAAAATCATCGCAGAGGTCAATGCCCTGCATGCTGATGCAAAATTATGCTTTATCACAGGGGATTTAGCCCACTATGGCGATTTGGAGGCGTATAGGTATTTAAAGCATGATTTGGATACGCTTGAAATCCCTTATTATTTAATTTTGGGCAATCACGATAGACGCGGGGCTTTTAGGGAGATTTTCACCCATGCGCCCTATACTATTGACCCTCTAGCAAATGGCTTTATGCAATACGCGTTTGAAATAGATACAGAATCTAACAAAAGTGTGTTTCTTATGCTTGATACGCTTAATGAGGGCAGTGATAGTGGCGTGTATTGTGAGATTAGGCAAGCATGGCTAAAAGAGCAGCTTCACAAATACCACGCGCATAATGTATATATTTGCATGCACCACGCACCCTTTAACACCGGCATAAAATCTATGGATAAAATCGGGCTAGACCCCTCGCACGCTAAGGCATTGTATGAGATTTTAAATGAGCATAAAAATATTAGGCATTTGTTTTTTGGGCATTATCATAGCGATATCACAGGCAAATGGGGGGATATATCATTTTCTACATTGCGTGGCGTTAGTCATCAAGTGCTGCTTGATTTTGAATGCGAGGAGATTAGGCTAGATTTTAAAAACGCGCAATATGGCGTTGTGTTTATTGACGAAAATCCGCACACACCGCTTATTGTCAATCACTTTTTAGAATTACAAAATCCTAGTCTTGAGATTTTTAGCTAA
- a CDS encoding ribonuclease J, translating into MEDKQMQDQSNQTSKFKSFTDRFKKKTPEEQANDILNESSFKEREAAPIESRQAHKEHKPKPHFPKTDDNAPNAPKQKPFERRKWQGKNPNAPHNKTHNDESKDGIREVRDVNEKGNLGLHKDLKRGVEANNRIQRQSLNPHNKLNLNTKASVRITPLGGLGEIGGNITVIETPDSAIVIDVGMSFPNEDMHGVDILVPDFSYLFAIKDKIAGVIITHAHEDHIGAVPYLFKLLQFPIYGTPLPLGMIGSKFDEHGLSKYRSFFKIVEKRKPIKIGAFEVEWINITHSVIDASALAIRTDAGVILHTGDFKIDHTPIDNLPTDLHRLAHYGEEGVMLLLSDSTNSHRSGTTPSEASVGPTFEALFKQAQGRVIMSTFSSNIHRVYQAIQYGIKYNRKVAVIGRSMEKNLEIARELGYIDLPQNIFIEAHEVAKYPDEEVLIVTTGSQGETMSALYRMATDEHRHIKIKPSDMVIISAKAIPGNEGSVSAVLNFLMKAGARVAYQDFSEIHVSGHAAQEEQKLMLRLIKPKFFLPVHGEYNHIARHKQTAIACGVLEKNIYLMEDGDQIEVNPNYMKKVRSVKNGKTFIDNQINRQIENDVVLDRQALASDGIVVISARISKERKILESKISSFGLVADKEDKGFEKEMNETLEFVVKNFKAEGFNAKNLEAEVHNVFKRHIFKKVKKYPTIVPMIYVV; encoded by the coding sequence ATGGAGGACAAACAAATGCAAGACCAGAGCAATCAAACAAGCAAATTTAAATCTTTCACAGACAGATTTAAGAAAAAAACACCAGAAGAACAAGCAAATGACATACTTAATGAATCTTCTTTTAAAGAAAGAGAGGCTGCTCCTATAGAATCTAGACAAGCGCACAAAGAGCATAAGCCAAAGCCACATTTTCCAAAAACAGATGATAACGCCCCAAATGCTCCTAAGCAAAAGCCATTTGAAAGGCGCAAATGGCAGGGCAAAAATCCAAATGCGCCGCATAATAAAACGCATAATGATGAGAGTAAAGATGGCATACGAGAAGTAAGAGATGTGAATGAAAAGGGTAATCTTGGTTTGCACAAGGATTTAAAGCGCGGTGTGGAGGCAAATAATAGAATCCAGCGCCAAAGTCTAAACCCCCATAACAAGCTTAATCTTAATACCAAAGCTAGCGTGCGCATCACGCCACTTGGCGGGCTAGGGGAGATTGGTGGCAATATTACTGTGATTGAGACGCCAGATTCTGCAATTGTGATTGATGTGGGTATGAGTTTCCCTAATGAAGATATGCATGGTGTGGATATTCTCGTGCCTGATTTTAGCTATCTGTTTGCTATTAAGGATAAAATCGCAGGCGTTATCATTACTCACGCGCATGAGGACCACATCGGTGCCGTGCCTTATTTATTTAAACTTTTGCAGTTCCCTATTTATGGCACGCCTCTACCGCTTGGTATGATAGGGAGTAAGTTTGATGAGCATGGTTTAAGCAAATATCGCTCGTTTTTTAAGATTGTAGAAAAGCGCAAGCCTATTAAAATCGGTGCATTTGAAGTAGAGTGGATTAATATTACGCATTCAGTCATTGATGCTTCTGCGCTTGCTATACGCACAGATGCGGGCGTGATTTTGCACACGGGCGATTTTAAAATCGACCACACGCCTATTGATAATCTCCCTACAGATTTACATCGTCTAGCGCATTATGGAGAAGAGGGCGTTATGCTTTTGCTAAGCGATTCTACAAACTCGCATCGCAGCGGCACGACACCTAGTGAAGCCAGTGTGGGACCTACATTTGAAGCCCTTTTCAAGCAGGCTCAAGGACGCGTGATTATGAGCACTTTTAGCTCAAATATTCATCGCGTGTATCAAGCCATACAATATGGGATTAAATATAATCGTAAAGTGGCTGTTATTGGGCGTTCTATGGAGAAAAATCTAGAGATTGCGCGCGAATTAGGCTATATTGATTTGCCACAAAATATTTTTATTGAAGCGCATGAGGTGGCAAAATATCCTGATGAAGAAGTGTTAATCGTCACTACAGGTTCGCAGGGCGAGACTATGAGCGCGCTTTATCGTATGGCAACAGATGAACATCGCCATATCAAAATTAAGCCAAGCGATATGGTGATTATTTCTGCTAAAGCTATTCCGGGTAATGAAGGCTCTGTCTCTGCGGTGCTTAATTTCCTTATGAAAGCAGGCGCGCGTGTGGCATACCAAGACTTTAGCGAAATCCATGTGAGTGGGCATGCCGCGCAAGAGGAGCAAAAGCTCATGCTAAGGCTTATTAAGCCTAAATTTTTCTTACCTGTGCATGGTGAATACAATCACATCGCCCGGCATAAGCAAACAGCCATAGCCTGCGGCGTGTTGGAGAAAAATATTTATCTTATGGAAGATGGCGACCAAATTGAGGTGAATCCAAACTATATGAAAAAGGTGCGCAGTGTCAAAAATGGCAAGACTTTTATTGATAATCAAATCAATCGCCAAATTGAAAATGATGTCGTGCTTGATAGGCAAGCGCTTGCAAGTGATGGTATTGTGGTAATTTCTGCGCGCATTAGCAAAGAGCGCAAAATTTTAGAATCTAAAATCTCTAGCTTTGGGCTTGTGGCGGATAAAGAGGATAAAGGCTTTGAAAAAGAAATGAATGAAACGCTTGAATTTGTGGTGAAAAACTTTAAGGCAGAGGGCTTTAATGCCAAAAATCTTGAGGCTGAAGTGCATAATGTCTTTAAGCGGCATATTTTTAAGAAAGTGAAAAAATATCCCACCATTGTGCCAATGATTTATGTGGTGTAG